The sequence below is a genomic window from Candidatus Epulonipiscium sp..
TCAAGGATCAATTTGTTGTGTGCTTGTTTATCTTAAAAGCGACAACGAATCATATCTTATCACAAAATTTTTATCGTGTCAATACTTTTTAATTTTACATTTTGTGACATTTGTTGCTTTTTTTGTCTAACCGTGTCGACAAAAACTATAATAACAAATTAAAATCACTTTGTCAACACTTTTTCATATTTTATTTTACTCCAAAATAATGTTATTATACATTAAGTTAAAACTTGTTCTGTTAAAGTGCCGAATTGTATTTTATAGCACTATAATTAAAAAGTCAATATCCATTGTAATAAATTAAAAACATGGGTCATACAATCTTTTAAGAAGTGATTTAATTGGAGAGTGAATAAATGAATAAAAAAAGTTTGTCTCTTAGCGAAGAATTAAATAAAAGACAAATTAACTTAATAATAATTTTATCCCTAATCGGCTTTTTCTTATATGTATTCATTAACATTTTCTTTCCTTATGCCGGAACCTTATCCGTTACATTTTTGGCTATCACAGTCAGCCTAATACTTTATAGTTTTGTATCTAAAGATAATGGATTGTTAAAATATGCCTTAGTGTCGATTATATTATCTATCCTTTTGGCACTCTGGCACCACCCCTTTTTTATATAAAAATAAGCGCAGGAATCTGCGCTTATTTTTATATGTTTATTTTACATTAGCCTTAGCCATATCAACTAATTGTGTGAATCCTTTTGCATCATTAACTGCCATATCAGCTAATACTTTTCTATTGATATTAATTCCAGCTACTTTAAGACCATTCATAAATTTACTATAAGAAAGTCCGTTGATGCGAGCCGCTGCATTGATTCTTGTAATCCAAAGTCTACGAAAATCCCTTTTTCTTTGCTTTCTTCCAATATAAGCATAATTTAAAGATTTCATAACTGCTTGTTTAGCAGTTCTAAATTGTTTGGATTTTGCACCTCTATATCCTTTTGCTAATTTTAAAATTCTCTTATGCCTTTTCTTAGCATTTATTCCGCCTTTAACTCTTGCCATTTTTTAAACCTCCTATTCTATGCACTCAATTCTTATGAATATGGTAATAGTCTTTTTATTTGTTTTTCGTTTGTCTTATCAACCATACCTGGTTGTCTAAGATTTCTTTTTCTTTTTGCAGACTTTTTAGTTAATATATGGCTCTTAAAAGCCTTGGATTTTTTAAGTTTACCTGTTCCTGTAACTTTAAAACGCTTTGCTGCTCCTCTATGTGTTTTCAATTTAGGCATTGTTGTATCCTCCTTTTTAATGATTGTATATAATATACGTTACATCTGTTTTGGTGTAACGATTATTACCAAATTTTTACCTTCTAATTTTGCCCTTTTTTCAGTTTCACCATAATCTTTTAATTCTTGTACAATACCATCTAAAAGCTCATTTCCTTTTTCAGTATGGGCCATTTCTCTTCCTCTAAATCGCACGGAAATCTTTACTTTGTCCCCATCTTTTAAAAACTTAATTGCCCTTTTTGTTTTGGTATCTAAATCGTGTTTATCGATGTTCGGGGATAAACGTATTTCTTTAACGTTAATAATCTTTTGTTTTTTACGAGCTTCTTTTTCTTTCTTAGCTAAATCAAACCTATACTTTCCATAATCCATAATCCTACAAACTGGCGGATTGCCCTTAGGCGCAATTTTAACTAAATCAAGATTCCTCTCTCTCGCCAATGTCTGTGCCTCTTTAGTTGAAACAATCCCCACCTGATTCCCATCCACATCAATGAGTCTTACTTCCTTATCACGAATTTGCTCATTAATAATTAACTCGCTAATAGCCGAGCACCTCCTAATTATATTTAAATCTTTCTATTAAAACCCCCTAGGGGGTTTACAACAAAACTAATAACAATGTACGCAAAAAAGCGGATAGAACACTATCCGCCTATAGACATATATTAAAGAATATCTAGCAGTATAAAACTACCAATATCATCTCTAAATAATCATATATATACCCTGTCGACTGCTGTGCAAGGTGAGAAACGGATGTTTCTACTTGTTATAATTTTATTAAATTAATACAACATAAATTAATATATCACTAATCTAGATGACTGTCAAGTTTTTATTTTATTTTTTTGGATTTTATTTCAGCTTTGACCCTTTGGGCAAATTCCAATAAATCCTGGCTTCCTTCATCGCCCCCTATGCGGCTTCTAACAGATACCTTATTTTCTTCTTCTTCCTGTTGCCCCACTATGAGCATATATGGTATCCTTTGAAGTCTTGCTTCACGGATTTTATACCCGATTTTTTCAGCTCTAAAGTCAGCTTCAACCTTTATTCCTTCTTTATTCAATTCCGTGATAACCTTATTGGCATATCCATGATATTTTTCAGAGATTGGCAGAACCTTTACTTGTATCGGTGCAATCCAAGTTGGAAAGGCCCCTGCAAAATGTTCTATCAAAATACCAATAAATCTTTCAATACTACCAAATACAACCCTGTGAATCATAACAGGACGGTGCTTTTCTCCATCTTGTCCAGTATATACTAAATCAAAACGTTCTGGCATTTGAAAATCCAATTGAATTGTTCCGCATTGCCATGTCCTTCCAAGACAATCTTCCAAATGAAAATCTATTTTGGGTCCATAAAAAGCCCCATCCCCTTCATTTACTATATAATCATATCCCTTCTCCTCTAGGGCCTCTTTTAATGCCTGGGTTGCTCTTTCCCAATCTTCATCTTTTCCCATACTATTTTCCGGTCTAGTTGAAAGTTCAACATGATATTTGAATCCAAAAACACTGTAAAACTCATCTATTAAACTAATTACACCTTTTATCTCATCTTTGATTTGCTCAGGAAGCATAAATATATGTGCATCGTCTTGGGTAAAGTTTCTCACCCTCATAAGTCCATGAAGAGCCCCAGATAATTCATGACGGTGAACTAGGCCTAGTTCCGCCATTCTAAGGGGCAAATCCCTATAGGAGTACATTTTAGTTTTATACACTAACATGCTTCCGGGACAATTCATAGGTTTTACAGCATAATCCAAATCATCTATCTTGGTTACATACATATTATCTTTGTAATGTTCCCAGTGCCCGGAGCGATACCATAGTTCTTGATTTAATATAATGGGGGTGCATATTTCTTTATATCCTGCTTTTTTATGTTTTTCTCTCCAGTAGTCTATCAATGTATTTCTAAGTTCCATACCCTTAGGAAGGAAGAATGGGAAGCCTGGTCCTTCATCCATTAACGCAAAAAGTTCCAATTCCTTTCCAAGTTTTCTATGATCCCTCTTTTTTGCTTCTTCTAATTTATTAAGATATTCTTCCAAATCAGCTTTCTTTGTAAAAGAAGTGCCATAAATCCTTGAAAGCATTTTGTTTTTCTCGCTACCCCTCCAATAGGCTCCAGCTACAGATAAAAGCTTAAAAGCTTTTACAGGCTTTGTTGATAAAAGATGGGGTCCTGCGCATAAATCAACAAACTCACCCTGTTTATAAAAAGAAATGATGGAGTCCTCTGGAAGATCATTGATTAATTCAACCTTGTAATCTTCCTCCTTTTCCTTCATAAGTTTTATAGCTTCTTCTCTTGGTAATTCAAATTTTTCAAGTTTTAAATTTTCTTTTACAATTTTCTTCATTTCTTTTTCAATTTTTTCTAAATCTCCAGGGCTAAAAGCTTCCTCAGTATCAAAATCATAGTAAAAACCATCTTGAATGGAAGGGCCGATAGCTAATTTCACATTGGGAAATAATCTCTTTACAGCCTGAGCCATTATGTGGGATGTAGTATGATGAAAGGCATCCTTTCCTTCTTCGCTATCGAAGGTTAAAACGCTTAAATCACAATCTTCATTAATAGGTGTTCTAAGATCTACCTTCTCTCCATTAATTAAACCTGCACAGGCAACCCTTGCCAAACCTTCGCTTAAATCTCTAGCAATTTCAATTATAGATATTCCCGCTTCATACTCTTTTACTGCTCCGTCTTTTAACTTTACTTTTACCATTACTATTCTCCTTTCGTATATTAGCTAATTAAAACACAAAAACTCCCGTCCTTTTCATAACGAAAAGGGACGAGAGTTATATCTCCCGCGGTTCCACCCTCATTGCTCCATGAGAAACCACTTTAATTTGGATTATAACGGTATCACCGGACCCCATTAAGGCCACTTAGAGGTGGTCTTCATCAAGCTCTGTTTAAAGATACTCACAACTATGTATCTTCTCTCTGAAAACTTATGCCTGATTACTCTTCTCTTCATCGTATTATTAAATATTTGATTTTATAATTATAACATCTATTGGTTCTTTGTCAAGGAGCTTACGTTAATTGATTTCCATGGAAATTTTTACAAAATTCACAGGTAGAACAAATAGTTACTTTCCCTTGAAAAATATTGTTAATAGTTTCAATCAAAGTTTTGTTTTGTATTAATTCATAATGATGAATTAATATCTGTCTAGGAGCAATAGTAATTAGTGTACTAACTAGCAAATCATCGTAATTGTCCGATTTACTTTTAAAATCCTCTTCAAATTCTTCCTCACAACGTTCAGTTATATCCTTTTTATCCTTGTCGTATATCCTAAATCGACCTTCTTTACTACCTACAATATGGATTGTCTCTTCTTTTGTTTCCTGTGTATCCACAAAATACTTTAATAACCGTAAAAATTCCTTGTATTCCTTTTGCGCTTCATATTCCTTAATTATATAGACAATAATTTTTTCTAGATTTCTTTTGTATTCTTGTAAACGGAATTGTATAAAACCTTCTAACACAAATTCGTTACTGTCTTCAAAAAAATCCATTAGCATACTCATTATTTCTTTTCTATAAGAATAATATATAGATTCCCTATCGTCGTTGTCTTCATTTTCAGTTAAAAGTGATTTAATCATATA
It includes:
- a CDS encoding translation initiation factor IF-3, whose protein sequence is MINEQIRDKEVRLIDVDGNQVGIVSTKEAQTLARERNLDLVKIAPKGNPPVCRIMDYGKYRFDLAKKEKEARKKQKIINVKEIRLSPNIDKHDLDTKTKRAIKFLKDGDKVKISVRFRGREMAHTEKGNELLDGIVQELKDYGETEKRAKLEGKNLVIIVTPKQM
- the rplT gene encoding 50S ribosomal protein L20, giving the protein MARVKGGINAKKRHKRILKLAKGYRGAKSKQFRTAKQAVMKSLNYAYIGRKQRKRDFRRLWITRINAAARINGLSYSKFMNGLKVAGININRKVLADMAVNDAKGFTQLVDMAKANVK
- the thrS gene encoding threonine--tRNA ligase, yielding MVKVKLKDGAVKEYEAGISIIEIARDLSEGLARVACAGLINGEKVDLRTPINEDCDLSVLTFDSEEGKDAFHHTTSHIMAQAVKRLFPNVKLAIGPSIQDGFYYDFDTEEAFSPGDLEKIEKEMKKIVKENLKLEKFELPREEAIKLMKEKEEDYKVELINDLPEDSIISFYKQGEFVDLCAGPHLLSTKPVKAFKLLSVAGAYWRGSEKNKMLSRIYGTSFTKKADLEEYLNKLEEAKKRDHRKLGKELELFALMDEGPGFPFFLPKGMELRNTLIDYWREKHKKAGYKEICTPIILNQELWYRSGHWEHYKDNMYVTKIDDLDYAVKPMNCPGSMLVYKTKMYSYRDLPLRMAELGLVHRHELSGALHGLMRVRNFTQDDAHIFMLPEQIKDEIKGVISLIDEFYSVFGFKYHVELSTRPENSMGKDEDWERATQALKEALEEKGYDYIVNEGDGAFYGPKIDFHLEDCLGRTWQCGTIQLDFQMPERFDLVYTGQDGEKHRPVMIHRVVFGSIERFIGILIEHFAGAFPTWIAPIQVKVLPISEKYHGYANKVITELNKEGIKVEADFRAEKIGYKIREARLQRIPYMLIVGQQEEEENKVSVRSRIGGDEGSQDLLEFAQRVKAEIKSKKIK
- the rpmI gene encoding 50S ribosomal protein L35, translated to MPKLKTHRGAAKRFKVTGTGKLKKSKAFKSHILTKKSAKRKRNLRQPGMVDKTNEKQIKRLLPYS